Proteins from a genomic interval of Rosa chinensis cultivar Old Blush chromosome 2, RchiOBHm-V2, whole genome shotgun sequence:
- the LOC112189027 gene encoding cyclin-D5-1 isoform X1, translated as MEDSEFSTLLCREDETCLMNQVEDDDEELESFYPFFVSENEDEYIENLVQKESYCFGSKGFVPFTHCSATSWFKAARLDSIDWIFNARAEFGFRLQTAYLSITYYDLFLSKRSIDDGKLWAFRLLSVACLSLAAKMEEIKVPSLSEFQVQDYDFEGRTIQRMELMVLSTLEWKLGSITPFSYLHNFVYKFCCECESRPKGLVSGAIRLIVAMTKEIDLIDTRPSVIAAAAILALVDGQLTRKLLELKISPISFWHSQDYEHIYSCYNLMQEIMERKDKTPPKFSLSSPNVLPTSSIDVLEISVGTKRRLSFSDSDDLSCPTKKIHLP; from the exons ATGGAGGACTCTGAGTTCTCTACCCTTCTGTGCCGAGAAGATGAAACTTGCTTGATGAATCAagtggaagatgatgatgaagaattaGAAAGTTTCTACCCGTTTTTTGTTTCTGAGAATGAAGACGAGTATATTGAGAATTTGGTTCAGAAGGAAAGTTATTGCTTTGGATCCAAAGGTTTTGTACCCTTTACTCATTGCTCTGCCACAAGCTGGTTCAAAGCTGCTCGCTTGGATTCTATTGATTGGATTTTCAAT GCAAGGGCAGAATTTGGTTTCCGGTTGCAAACAGCATATTTATCTATCACATACTATGATCTGTTTCTTTCAAAGCGATCCATTGAT GATGGGAAACTGTGGGCGTTTAGACTATTATCAGTGGCATGTTTATCCTTGGCGGCCAAGATGGAAGAAATCAAAGTACCATCTTTGTCAGAATTTCAGGTTCAAGATTATGATTTTGAAGGCAGAACGATTCAGAGAATGGAGCTAATGGTGTTAAGTACATTGGAATGGAAGTTGGGTTCAATCACTCCTTTTTCTTATCTGCATAACTTCGTTTATAAGTTCTGCTGTGAATGTGAATCCAGACCAAAAGGACTAGTCTCTGGTGCTATAAGACTCATCGTGGCAATGACAAAAG AGATTGATTTAATTGATACTCGGCCATCTGTTATTGCAGCAGCTGCAATATTAGCACTAGTTGATGGTCAGTTAACTAGAAAACTTCTGGAGCTTAAGATAAGCCCGATCTCATTCTGGCATTCCCAAGATTAT GAACATATATATTCGTGTTATAATCTTATGCAGGAAattatggaaagaaaagataaGACACCACCCAAGTTTTCACTCTCTTCCCCTAATGTGTTACCAACAAGCTCAATCGATGTGCTTGAAATCTCAGTGGGCACAAAGAGAAGGCTTTCCTTCAGTGACTCTGATGACCTCAGTTGCCCAACAAAGAAAATTCACTTGCCATAG
- the LOC112189027 gene encoding cyclin-D5-1 isoform X2, translating to MKTSILRIWFRRKVIALDPKARAEFGFRLQTAYLSITYYDLFLSKRSIDDGKLWAFRLLSVACLSLAAKMEEIKVPSLSEFQVQDYDFEGRTIQRMELMVLSTLEWKLGSITPFSYLHNFVYKFCCECESRPKGLVSGAIRLIVAMTKEIDLIDTRPSVIAAAAILALVDGQLTRKLLELKISPISFWHSQDYEHIYSCYNLMQEIMERKDKTPPKFSLSSPNVLPTSSIDVLEISVGTKRRLSFSDSDDLSCPTKKIHLP from the exons ATGAAGACGAGTATATTGAGAATTTGGTTCAGAAGGAAAGTTATTGCTTTGGATCCAAAG GCAAGGGCAGAATTTGGTTTCCGGTTGCAAACAGCATATTTATCTATCACATACTATGATCTGTTTCTTTCAAAGCGATCCATTGAT GATGGGAAACTGTGGGCGTTTAGACTATTATCAGTGGCATGTTTATCCTTGGCGGCCAAGATGGAAGAAATCAAAGTACCATCTTTGTCAGAATTTCAGGTTCAAGATTATGATTTTGAAGGCAGAACGATTCAGAGAATGGAGCTAATGGTGTTAAGTACATTGGAATGGAAGTTGGGTTCAATCACTCCTTTTTCTTATCTGCATAACTTCGTTTATAAGTTCTGCTGTGAATGTGAATCCAGACCAAAAGGACTAGTCTCTGGTGCTATAAGACTCATCGTGGCAATGACAAAAG AGATTGATTTAATTGATACTCGGCCATCTGTTATTGCAGCAGCTGCAATATTAGCACTAGTTGATGGTCAGTTAACTAGAAAACTTCTGGAGCTTAAGATAAGCCCGATCTCATTCTGGCATTCCCAAGATTAT GAACATATATATTCGTGTTATAATCTTATGCAGGAAattatggaaagaaaagataaGACACCACCCAAGTTTTCACTCTCTTCCCCTAATGTGTTACCAACAAGCTCAATCGATGTGCTTGAAATCTCAGTGGGCACAAAGAGAAGGCTTTCCTTCAGTGACTCTGATGACCTCAGTTGCCCAACAAAGAAAATTCACTTGCCATAG
- the LOC112190729 gene encoding F-box/kelch-repeat protein At3g06240 — MAETEDLPEEIVVNILTWLPVKSLIRFTSVSKRLRFIILSDPKFAESQLKAARQQKTLSRRLLFSTDAPPLELESIHLDDTPSFGEPSSVRKLSLPFHQQPVRFVKLLGSCNGLVFVAFDEKLFYIWNPSFRFFKQLPDPPGFSLFFSITFSGVGCVSATDDYKVLVASVWKTEVWMFSSRARVWKSIQGAGYSPALYATGHGILLNEALHWVEDEFDHEILVFDLLQDEFRKMRLPNYFQQRLGFLPALLGVSFGGCLCVCRRPITAGDSADFWVMRQYDVRGGDSWTKLHNLKLSDPPQGPIKVMESSIIAQTWTSDGSCLVNIDHKKEEKLGVILGNSLKMIPYEESLLRISV, encoded by the coding sequence ATGGCGGAAACAGAGGACCTACCGGAAGAGATTGTAGTGAATATCCTTACTTGGTTGCCCGTCAAGTCCTTAATCCGATTCACCTCCGTTTCAAAACGTCTGCGTTTCATTATACTGTCCGATCCCAAATTCGCCGAATCCCAACTTAAAGCGGCTCGTCAGCAGAAAACCCTCAGCCGCAGACTCCTCTTCTCCACCGACGCCCCTCCACTCGAACTCGAATCCATACACTTGGATGATACGCCGTCGTTTGGAGAGCCTTCCTCCGTTAGAAAGCTCAGTCTCCCTTTCCACCAGCAACCCGTTCGTTTTGTCAAGCTGTTGGGCTCCTGCAATGGTCTGGTATTTGTAGCTTTTGATGAGAAATTGTTTTATATCTGGAACCCATCGTTTAGATTCTTCAAGCAATTACCTGACCCCCCTggattttccttatttttttctATTACCTTTTCTGGTGTCGGCTGTGTGTCGGCCACCGATGACTACAAAGTTTTGGTGGCCTCCGTTTGGAAGACAGAGGTCTGGATGTTTTCATCGAGAGCTCGCGTTTGGAAGAGTATTCAAGGCGCCGGCTATTCCCCTGCCTTATATGCCACCGGTCACGGAATTCTTCTGAATGAGGCACTTCATTGGGTGGAGGATGAATTCGATCATGAAATCCTTGTCTTTGATTTGTTACAGGACGAGTTCAGGAAAATGCGTTTGCCTAATTATTTTCAGCAACGTCTTGGGTTCTTACCTGCGCTGCTCGGGGTTTCTTTTGGAGGATGCCTGTGTGTATGCCGTCGTCCCATCACTGCTGGTGACTCTGCCGATTTCTGGGTCATGAGACAATATGACGTGCGTGGTGGTGACTCATGGACTAAGCTTCATAACTTAAAGCTGTCCGATCCGCCTCAGGGACCTATTAAGGTTATGGAAAGCAGTATTATTGCCCAGACATGGACTTCCGACGGGAGCTGTTTGGTCAATATTGATcataaaaaagaagagaagcTTGGCGTGATTCTGGGTAATTCGCTCAAGATGATACCATATGAGGAGAGTTTACTTCGGATTAGTGTTTAG